In the genome of Streptomyces aquilus, the window TCCTCGCGAGGGAACCGGGCGGCTGTATGAAGGGAGGTGAATTTCTCCATCTGTTCATGGTTTCGGGGCCGCTTTCTCACTGAACGGAAAACAGCAAGTCAAACTGACTTTCTGGTTTTGTTCATTCCGTTCACGAGTCGCTCACAGGTTTTCTTCCACTGGTTGAGAAGGCCGCTTGCGCACTCTCCGCAACCGCCGCCAAGCTCTCCGTTGTCGACGTCAGTGGCGGACGCACCTACTTTTACCGCCGCCTCCTTCTTCTGACGTCGAGCCATTTTCGCAATCGAGGTCGGATCGAGGTAGCGTTCGTGGCTGATATGGCTATCGTCGGCATGTCGTGCCGATTTCCCGGGGCCGCCGATATCGGCGAGTTCTGGAGAATGCTGGTAAATGCCGAGTCGCAGTTCTCGGCGGTCCCCGCGAGCCGCTGGGACCACTCCGCCTACCACCGGCCGGGTGATTTCAGGGAGCCGCACGGCGTCTACACCGACCAGGTCGCGTTCCTGCCCGAGGTCGAACGGTTCGCCCCCGCCCACTACGGCATCCCGCCCCGCCGGGCCCGCACGATGGACCCGCAGGCCAAGCTCTTCGTGGACCTGGCGCGCGAGGCGCTTCAGGACGCCGGCTGGGAGCGCACCGGCTTCGACCGGTCCCGTACCGGCGTCTTCGCCGGGGTGACCTCGCTCGACCACCGGGACATCAGCGTCTCCCGCATCACCGCGAACCTGCTCGCGGACGGCTCCTTCCACGACGGGCAGAGCGACCCGGAGCTGCTGGAGCGGCTGCACGAGGCGACCGATTCCTCGCTGATGCCCATGAACTCCTTCACCATCCCCGGGGCTCTGGCGAACATGGTCCCGTGCACGGTCAGCGAGGTCCTCGACCTCGGCGGCCCCTCCATCTCGCTGGACGCGGCCTGCTCCTCGGCGCTCGTGGCCCTGGACGCCGCGGTGCGCAGCCTGCGTTCGGGAGCCTGCTCCATCGCGCTCGTGGGCGGGGTGTACATCGGCCTCTCCCCGACGCCCCTCGTCGGCTTCGCCCGGTCCGGCGCACTGTCCCGGCACGGGGTGTGCCGGCCGTTCGACGAACGCGCCGACGGCTTCGTGCTCGGCGAGGGAGGCGCCCTCCTGGTGCTGCGCCCGGTGGAGGACGCCGTGGCGGCCGGGGACCGCATCTACGCCGTCGTCACCGGGGTCGGCTCCGCCAACGACGGCCGGGGCGGCGGCCCGATGACACCGCAGGCGCAGGGCCAGCTCGCCGCGCTGCGCGCCGCCTACCGTGACGCCGGGACGGACCCCGGGCAGATCGACCTGCTGGAGGCGCACGGCACGGGCACGCCGGTCGGCGACCGGACCGAGATCGAGGCCATCGGGCTGCTGCGCGCGGAGTCCGGCTCGACGCAGCCGTGCTACGTCTCCTCCTCCAAGGCGCTGATCGGGCACACGCTGTCCGCGGCCGGCGCGGCGGGGCTGGTGAAGGCCGCGCTCGCCGTGCACCACGGTGTCGTACCGCCGCAGCCCGCGGAGATGCAGGTCAACGGTGCCCTGGACCTGGAGTCCACGGGGCTGCGGGTGGCCACCGCCGCGCAACGGTGGCCGCACGAGGGCGTGCGTCGGGCGGGTGTCAGCTCCTTCGGCTTCGGCGGCACCAACGTGCACGCGGTCCTGGAAGGCGCGCCGGCCGCCGAGCCGGACCCGGGCGACGGCCGACTCCCCGACGAGCCCTGGCTGTTCCTGCTGTCCGCCGGGTCGCTGGCGGACCTCGCCCGGCACGCGGAGGACATCCGCGGGTCGGTCGCCGCTGATCCGGACGCCACGCCCGCCGAGGTGGCCCACACCCTGGCCCGGCGCGAACTGCTCACCGCTCGCCTCGCGTTCGTCGCCGCGAGCCGTGAGGAACTCCTCGACCGGCTCCAGCTCGCCGCGCGGCGACTGGCGGACGGCGCCGTCGGGGAACTGGCCCCCGGCATCCACGCGGCGGCGAAGCCACTGCCGGCGGATGAGCGCCGGATCGCCTTCGCCTTCCCGGGGCAGGGCTCGCAGCGGCCCGGCATGCTGGCGGACCTGGTCCGGCGGTTCCCCTCGTCCGCCCGTCGCGCCGCCGAACTGGCCACCCTGACCGCCGAGGAGTCGGACACGGTGCCCGCCGTGCTGCCCGGACTGCTGTGGGAGGCGCACGACGCCGACGACAGCGACGCGCAGGCGGCCCTGATGGTGACCGACATGTGCCAGCCGGGCCTGGGCATCACGGGTGCCGCCACCGTCGAACTGCTCGCCGCCTGCGGTATTCGCCCCGATGTCGCGGTCGGCCACAGCGTCGGCGAGTTCCCCGCCGCGGTCGCGGCCGGGGCGTTCACCGCCCCCGATGCTGTCAGGTTCATGACACGCAGGGGTGCGGCGCTGGCCGCCGCCGTACCGTCCGGCACCGGTGCCATGCTCGCGGTACAGGCCCCCGCCGCCGAGGCCGAGCGCCTCGCCCTGGCCGTCGAGGGCGTCTGGCCCGCCTGCTACAACCACGAGGGCCAACTCGTCTTCAGCGGCGGCCTCGAGAACGTGGAGGCGCTGCGCACCCACTGCGCCGAGCAGGGCGTCGCCGCCGTCCTGCTGCGGGTGTCGCACGCCTTCCACTCACCCCTGGTCGCGGCCGCCGACGAGGTGATGGCGGAGACGATCGCGGGCCTGCCGCTGACCGAGCCCGCCTGCACCTTCATCTCCGGCGTCAGCGGTCAGGAATGCCGGGAAACCCAGGACATCAAGGAGCTGTGGGCCCGTCACAACACCGCCCCCGTACGGTTCACCGACGCGGTCCGGTCGGTCGCCGCGACCGGCGCCCGCTTCCTCGTGCAGATCTACGGCGGCGACACCCTCCTGCGGATGGCCCGGCGCAGCGCCGCAGGAGCGGACCTGGAACTCGTACCCCTGACGACGAACCGGTCCGACGACGGCCGCGCCTTCCTCACCGCGCTCGGCCGGCTCGCCGTGGCCGGGGCCCCGCTGGACCCGGCGGCGCTGTTCCCCGCCGACACGGGGCGCCTGCTGTCCCTGCCGCCGTCGCCGCTGCACACGGCGGTGTACACCGTCCGCACCGGCACCGGCCGCCCCCAGCACCGCACCGTGATCCCCCGCCCGGCCGCCACGGCCACCCCCACGCCGTCCGCCGCCCGCGCCCCCGAGCCGAGCCTGCGCACGGTCATTCCCTCCCCCCTCGCCACCACCCCGATCGGAGAGCCGAGGATGAGCGGTCTCATCGAGTTCCTGCACGCCCAGGTGTCCCTGTTGCAGTCCTTCGACCCGGCCGGCAAGACACTGCCGTACACGGCCGCCCCGACGATCACCGCCTCCGTCCAGGAGCATCCGCAGGAGGCGCTACCCGAGGCCGCCGCCCTCGAACCGGCGGCAGCACCGGCCCAGGTCGCGACCGACGAGGTGCGGACGGCCGTGTACGCGGGGATATCCCAGGTCAGCGCCTACCCCGAGGACTTCCTGCGGCCCGAGCACGCCTTCGCCACCGACCTCGGCTTCGACTCGATCATGCTGGCCGAGCTGGCCACCCGGCTGCGCGGCAGGTGGCCGCAGGTGCAGGTGAAGGCCGCCGAGATGATGGACATCGCCACGATCGGCGACCTGGTCACCACCCTCGGGGACCGCCTCGGCGCGACAGCGGTGGCGCCCCCCACCGCCGCCCCGCCGCCGGTCACGGTGCCGGCGCTCGCCGCCCCCGCATCCGCCCCCGCATCCGCCGCCCCCGCACCCACCGCCCCGGCCCCCGTCGAACAGCCCCGCAGCGCGCAGGACCGCAGCGCGGCCGCCGACGTCCGGGTGTTCCCCGAGGTCCTCGCCTCGCTGGAGCGCAAGCGGAGCATCGAATCCTCCGGCGTCGTCAACCCGTACTTCCTGCCGCACGAGGGCACCATCCGCGACACCACGCGGGTGGCCGACCGCGAGCTGATCTCCTTCTCCAGCTACAACTACCTCGGCCTGTCCGGCCACCCGGCGGTCGCCACGGCCGTCCAGGAGGCCGTCGAGCGCTACGGCTCCTCGGTGTCCGCCGCCCGCATCCTGTCCGGCAACCGCCCGCTGCACGTGGAACTCGACCGGGGACTCGCCGAACTCGTCGGCGCCCAGGACGCGGTGAGCCTGGTCAGCGGGCACGCCACCAACGTCACCGTCATCGGACACCTGATGGGCCCCGAGGACCTGATCCTGCACGACGCCCTCGCGCACGACAGCATCATCCAGGGGTGCCGTCAGTCCGGCGCCGCCCGCCAGCCGTTCCCGCACAACGACCTGGTGGCCCTCGACCGCATCCTCAGCCATGTGCGCGACGGCTACCGCAGGGTGCTGATCGTGGTGGAGGGCGTGTACAGCATGGACGGCGACACCGCGGACCTGCCCGCGCTCATCGCCGTCAAGCAGCGGCACGACGCCCTGCTCATGGTGGACGAGGCCCACAGCATCGGCGTGATGGGCAAGACCGGCGGCGGCATGGCCCAGTTCAGCGGCGTCAACCCCGACGACGTGGACGTGTGGATGGGCACCCTGTCCAAGTCGCTCGCCAGCTGCGGAGGTTACGTCGCCGGACGGCACGAGCTCATCGAGCACTTCCGGTACACCCTGCCGGGC includes:
- a CDS encoding type I polyketide synthase, which produces MAIVGMSCRFPGAADIGEFWRMLVNAESQFSAVPASRWDHSAYHRPGDFREPHGVYTDQVAFLPEVERFAPAHYGIPPRRARTMDPQAKLFVDLAREALQDAGWERTGFDRSRTGVFAGVTSLDHRDISVSRITANLLADGSFHDGQSDPELLERLHEATDSSLMPMNSFTIPGALANMVPCTVSEVLDLGGPSISLDAACSSALVALDAAVRSLRSGACSIALVGGVYIGLSPTPLVGFARSGALSRHGVCRPFDERADGFVLGEGGALLVLRPVEDAVAAGDRIYAVVTGVGSANDGRGGGPMTPQAQGQLAALRAAYRDAGTDPGQIDLLEAHGTGTPVGDRTEIEAIGLLRAESGSTQPCYVSSSKALIGHTLSAAGAAGLVKAALAVHHGVVPPQPAEMQVNGALDLESTGLRVATAAQRWPHEGVRRAGVSSFGFGGTNVHAVLEGAPAAEPDPGDGRLPDEPWLFLLSAGSLADLARHAEDIRGSVAADPDATPAEVAHTLARRELLTARLAFVAASREELLDRLQLAARRLADGAVGELAPGIHAAAKPLPADERRIAFAFPGQGSQRPGMLADLVRRFPSSARRAAELATLTAEESDTVPAVLPGLLWEAHDADDSDAQAALMVTDMCQPGLGITGAATVELLAACGIRPDVAVGHSVGEFPAAVAAGAFTAPDAVRFMTRRGAALAAAVPSGTGAMLAVQAPAAEAERLALAVEGVWPACYNHEGQLVFSGGLENVEALRTHCAEQGVAAVLLRVSHAFHSPLVAAADEVMAETIAGLPLTEPACTFISGVSGQECRETQDIKELWARHNTAPVRFTDAVRSVAATGARFLVQIYGGDTLLRMARRSAAGADLELVPLTTNRSDDGRAFLTALGRLAVAGAPLDPAALFPADTGRLLSLPPSPLHTAVYTVRTGTGRPQHRTVIPRPAATATPTPSAARAPEPSLRTVIPSPLATTPIGEPRMSGLIEFLHAQVSLLQSFDPAGKTLPYTAAPTITASVQEHPQEALPEAAALEPAAAPAQVATDEVRTAVYAGISQVSAYPEDFLRPEHAFATDLGFDSIMLAELATRLRGRWPQVQVKAAEMMDIATIGDLVTTLGDRLGATAVAPPTAAPPPVTVPALAAPASAPASAAPAPTAPAPVEQPRSAQDRSAAADVRVFPEVLASLERKRSIESSGVVNPYFLPHEGTIRDTTRVADRELISFSSYNYLGLSGHPAVATAVQEAVERYGSSVSAARILSGNRPLHVELDRGLAELVGAQDAVSLVSGHATNVTVIGHLMGPEDLILHDALAHDSIIQGCRQSGAARQPFPHNDLVALDRILSHVRDGYRRVLIVVEGVYSMDGDTADLPALIAVKQRHDALLMVDEAHSIGVMGKTGGGMAQFSGVNPDDVDVWMGTLSKSLASCGGYVAGRHELIEHFRYTLPGFVFSAGLPPASAAAALTALRLIREEPERVTRLHDNAALFLRLAAEAGVDVGTSEGTPVVPAITGDSAKALLLADRLYARGVSANPILHPAVEERLARLRFFITSEHTEEQITTAVRILGEELAALSS